In Bos taurus isolate L1 Dominette 01449 registration number 42190680 breed Hereford chromosome 10, ARS-UCD2.0, whole genome shotgun sequence, the genomic window ttctgccattctataAAAATGACTAAGATGAGCAGTatgacaataaataaaatatattccttaTCAGCAAATGCTATTGAAAAGCACACAGAATCTATTTCTAATTATCTGCAAATTAAGTGATAGAATAAATTATGTCTTCGGAGGAGTTTTGCCTTATATAAGAGTTGAAAGATTTTAACACTTGTACATACAAATTCTCATCAATAGTACTGACTCATAATAAAAGCTAGTCTATTACAAAAATCTACAGTAAGCCCTTGGTTGAATAGTGAATTTGACTGGAATTAAATAAGAACTTGCAGATAAGATACAGATATGTCAACCAATTTGAAAGTTACTCACGACATTGTTGGCAAGTTATTGAAATGGACTGTGAAGCCTGCTATGCAAAGTACATTAGGATGATCAATATGATAACTGTAAAAGCAAactcttttaaaagaataatttactGTAAGATTTTACAGTAAAAAGggcaatgacaatgaaaacatattttgccatatattctctgaaactctcatAGCaaggtaaataaattttaaaaaatattagtattttaatGACCATAAAACAATTAGCTGTAACATTAAGTATAATATGATGTTTGAAGTAATTTAATTTGAATTATTCTTAGTATATCTTTACAATTTTCTATTTCCTAAATATATTAATGTGCACATAATATGCACTTTTAGGAGTAAGCATGTAACATGTATAGATCAATTTTTCTATTAAAGATGTAATGGTCAGAAAAGTCTAGAGattatttatctgaaataatACCACAAAATTGTTAGAAGGAAGCTAAGACTGTAGCTTGGGAATAATGTGAGGAAAAGGAAGCGTCCATTAAATCAAAGCTGTCTGCACTTATTATATCACAAAAACCCAATACTCTCATGACTATTTTAATCATTCCAATGCTCAAGGAAAGCAAAGCATATTACAGGACCAGAAATTAAGAGTGAACATCTCTCTTGATCATGCTATCACAGCAGCCCCAACGTTTTAACTACTCCCACTGAAATTTGGATTCCCAGGGCTCCAAAAAAATCTGCCTCCAAAGTGGTTCACATCTTTATAAAAGATGCAGAAAACAGTATCCAGAACCACATGAAGGGCATCACAGAGAGTGAAAATTAGATTTCTAATTTCGAATAACGTCTTGAACACATATGTTTCTCATAATGCGCCTTTACAGCAAGTAAGTGAAAACATTATAGAGGGTTAATTCATTACAAATTTAGTACACTGAAGATGGCATTTTAATTAATTCTGTGTTGACTGGAAGGAAAATACTACAGTTTTCAAGACATGGAATTATATACTTATTTTACAATGGACTATAATCAACAATTTCCATGAAAATTTAAAAGGTATATGCTCTCAAAATGATATTGCAAATAAATTTGGTGGTATATGGTAAGTGATTAAGAATGATGAATAAAAGTAAGAAACATAAATTCCTGAGCATCCAGATAATTCATGCTATCACTGAAAATAGTGGAAAAGCTAGAAACTCATATTATTTTTTGCAGTATAGGAAtagatttcttttaataaatttcaGGTATACCCAGGATATATAAATAAGAATATCATAATTACAGTTGGAAAAGAAGCTGGCAAGGGAGAATTAATGAACTAGATATTTAGGTATTTAGAACTAGATATTTAGAAAATCACCGTTTGAAACTTATGGTTATTCCATATATACATAGggcattttaaagaataaagacaAATAAGCCCTTACAGAATGTTCATCTTCaggagaataaaggaaaaagtgaatACTTCAGGAATCTCATTATGAGTGttcaaaatagtaataataatcaaGAAAACTATTTAACAAAAtagagaagagcaagaagagcAAGCAAACAGATGTCAttcaaaacaataaatttaaatagGAGACTTTAAGAAAAGTTTAAAGCTAGATTGTATGAGATTGCAGTGTGACAATAATTGTCTCCTGGTAAAATATATTTGAGGACAAGCAGCTGGACAGTACTCCCTATTTAAAAAcactaaattaaaatattaaagataattttaatttaataataaaagcaaaaatgcacAACAGTTTTATTAAATGTAATCACCTAATATAAAATCACCCATTTAATACACATTTTAATGATTATTATTCTATTCACATAGCTGTGCAAGGATCACCACAATCTTATTTTACACAatcttattttaaatcattttcacCACTGCAAAAAGAAAACTCACGCCCATCTCCAATCGATCCCAAGCTGAAGGGCCActaatatgcattcttttttcataGATTTGCTTTTTCTAGACAGTTAATATAAATGAAGTTACAAAGCATATAGTCTTTTGTGTCCAGCTTCTATTATTAAGCATATTTTCAGTTTCATCTGTATTTTAAGATACATACGTATAGTtttagaaaaaggtgaaattagtCAAGGTAGAAATTATGCTTAGTTTATTTAAATGTCTATAATGaacatggagaaaatatttgagttaGTTTTGCTTGTAGTGTtttttgttcagctgctaagttgtgtctgacttttgtgaccctgtcgcacacagcacacaggtctcccgtgtccttcactgtctcctgaaatttgctcagattcatgtccgttgatttggtgatgctatttaaccatctcatcctctgctatccccttcttttttgttatattaagTAATTTATGTCTTATATACACATGAGCAAgagtagaaatatttattttcaacaatTTACTAAAACAAGTCTTGACTCCTTCCTTTCCTAATAGAGATTTATATGGAAAAGTCTCAGGATTATATAGGATTTATATGAGTAACTCAGATTCAACACATGCCCTCTCTGTGCCCATTCTGTGTCCAGCCATGAGCTTATACATACACCATCTCACCTAATAATCACTATATTTAGTCCGGGTGGTCCTACCTCTAAGACTTgggaaaatttaattaattacgGGGGTCTTGATTTTTCATTTACTAAAGAgaataaataattacaaaattcCATCCTAACTCTAATATACTGTGATTTTGTCTTCAAATTCCTGCAAAGTGCATCATAAATTGATTAAAGGTAACTAAAACAAAATGTGCAATTATTTAAGAGGAAGACAATTTTCTTCATTGATAGGATTTTTGTCTAACCTATATGATaacttatttcttttcatttgtataGTCTTTTTACCTTCATAATATAGAAGCAGGTATactaagtgctgctgctgctaagtcgcttcagtcgtgtccaaataaatattttgagaaagcttgcttaaaaatgaaagagaggaaTAAGAGACAGAAATGCAGGAAAAGTCATCAACACAGTAAATTCCAGCTTTCCCTCTGAAATAAAAGGCCAAAATAAATCTTTCTTAATCAATTATGTTTAactaaattaatttcatttgcaagtttttctgtttttactttattGTGGGAAATAAAAGTCAAGGGTATTGGTTCCCAAATTATAGCTGGCATATTCATTATTTTCTAACAAACAGTTATCAAGCCATGTCACTTCCCCAAAGTGCATGCAGTTATTGCAATTTCTGTCACAAAAGTCTCAACAGCAATATTTCTGGTCACTCTCATGATAGTCATGTAACACGATCGTTAGAGAAGGCATGGTGTGGAGACTGTCCTCTGCATGCCCCTCCCGGCCCACAGTACACCATTTAGCATCCACTCTGTACACTCCTGGAGGTTGACCTACAGGAACTacatcacttttcacttttatttccccTAGTTTGTAGACACTgactatttcttaaaaatatcgGAGGTAAGATAACAATTGAGATAATTAAGGTTGGATAACAGTGATAAGATGTTTCGACAAGAGACCGAGCAGAGCTGAAAACAAGGATAGATTTACAGGTCATTGGAAAACAAACATTTCCTAAGCATCTTTAAAACTTAATTCAGTCACTTTTCCAAATACACCACTGTTTCTACTCACTGTTATCAAttcttttcttcttataaatCTTCAGTCTTTATGCCTTGTCCTTTTTATTTACTGACCatgagtacttttttttttaatttttactttttaaaatggtttgaagataaaaacaaacaagcttgAAGCTGTGTCTTAAAAGTGACACTTGGAATTGGTTGccgattttaaaaaatcttacaaCATTTTTCACAAATCATGtgctaaattaaatattttcttacatgtCTCATTGCTAATTTTTGATTGATAATTAATCTCTAGATGGTAAACTCCTGAGATACCAGGTTCTGATTCCTtttgtataagaaaaaaaaatgcatttaattacATAGAAGGATTacaaatacttgttgaatcaTATCTGTTATGTTCATATAAATGAAGCATATTAATTCAATCAATATTTAATAATTTGACCATAAACATACATTCCTTTATGTTTGGAGGGAATATGGTGTTTTGCTACAAGCCCAGATTCTGGTGTGAGTAAGTCATTTAAAATATCTATGCCAAGTTTCCTTTAATATAAAATTAGGATAATTATAATAATGGGATTGTTATGCTCATAACAGTAAAGCTTGTTAACATATGTGAAATACAACACAGCTTATCACGTAGTGatcatataattataattaattttgaTCACCATACATCCTAAGAATGACATCTAAAAAGCTCAGCAAAGAAAATTTAGTGTGATATATTGCAACCAAAGCAATATCTATACATTAGGATTGAATCATTTCACTATTTACTTCTAAACCACAACATGCCAtttgcacacaacacacaaaCTCTTCACTGAATAATGATGATAAAAGGATTTGAGAAAACAGCTCCAATTAAGATCTGAGATTTAAGACTATTCTCATATCACCAATAGTTACTCATCAAATAGAAATCAAAAAATATTGGTGTTTTTGTTGAAGTTCATTtgataagtcgtgtctgactctgcgaccccatgacagTGCTAactgtggctttttaaaaaaattctctttgtATATAAAGAACATCTGGAATCTTCCCGTGTTGAATAAATGGATCTGAAAAATGGATCTGTAGTGACTGAGTTTATTTTACAAGGATTTTCTGCAGCATGGGAACTTCAGATTGTCTTCTTTGTGACATTCTCCTTGATCTATGGGGCTACTGTGCTGGGAAATGCGCTCATTATGGTCACAGTGACATGCAGTTCCACCCTTCATTCTCCCATGTACTTCCTCCTTGGAAACCTCTCCTTTTTGGATATGTGTCTCTCCACGGTCACCACACCCAAGATGATCAGAGACTTGCTCACTGAACACAAGACCATCTCTATATGGGGATGCATGGCTCAGATGTTCTTTATGCACTTGTTTGGAGGTGTTGAGATGACTCTTCTGATAGCCATGGCTTTTGACAGATATGTGGCCGTATGTAAACCCCTGCACTACAGGAAAATCATGAACCACAGGTTGCTGAACAGGTTTGTTATACTTTCATGGACAATTGGTTTTACACACACCATGAGTCAGATGGTATTAACAGTAAACCTGCCTTTCTGTGGCCCCCACATCATAGACAATATATTCTGTGACCTTCCCCTTGTGATTAAGCTTGCATGTGTGGAAACATACACCCTGGAACTGTTTGTCATTGCTGACAGTGGGCTGCTGTCACTCATCTGTTTCCTCCTCCTGCTTGTCTCCTACACGGTCatcctggccactgtgcaacgaAGATCATCTGGAGGCCTCTCCAAAGCCCTGTCCACACTGTCTGCCCACATCACTGTGGTCAGTCTGTTCTTTGGGCCGTGTATCTTCATCTATGCCTGGCCTTTCAAGAGTTTTGCCAGCAATAAAGTCCTTGCTGTATTTTACACTGTTATCACACCCTTATTGAATCCTATTATATACACCTTGAGAAATCAGAAAATGCAAGAGGCCATGAAAAAATTAAGGTTCCAAAATGTTAGCTCCACATAGAACTTTTAGATTTTAGAATTGTATAAGTAATCCAGCTTTCAAATATAATGCAAATATAATTTGAATACATATGCAATACATGGggttactttattttaaaatcataactgatgcataaaaattaatgataatatattttaaatttatacaatgCTGTTATAACATATGATAATTAGCGATCTCAGCAAAATAGACATAAAAATCATTAAATACTTTATGATACAGGCAATATATATTTGTTagtgaagaaataaatataaaaacatggtGATTACTGTTAAGATATTACTTTAATTGAAATGGGTTGTTAATGACAGTCATAATACTATCATTTATACTCATTTATAAATGACTGTCATTTATATAATGATTTGTATCATTTGTATCAATTTGTATAAATGACAGTCATTTATACTATTGTTAAATGAGACACCCTGAACAAATAATGATTGAAAGAATTTGAACCAATGAgagaaaatgtaagaataaaaaattatatttgacaGGATCATAAATATAAAATGCTAGATTGAACATAAGataccaaagggaaaaaacaatAGAAGGGCAATTTCAATAGAACTACATAGAGCAGCCTTGAATTCAAATGCTCTAAGAAATTCCATTTGTATGCACAGTTGACTTTCaaacccaaggaaataaaagtattagcacatttttaaaattttatgtaatataCCATGTAACTTGTTTTTTCCAAGTGCTTAAACTATGGTTCAATTGTCTTTTAAGCTTGCAATTTTTACTGCAATTGTAAGCAAATTAACATTTGCTTGTTACTGTTAAGGGGAAGGGGGCATTTCTTGCTGAATTCAGAATCCCAAACTTATTGATGGCTAATCTTAAGTATTCTTCCCCAATTCAAGAGACTAAATATTTCTTCTTATTCTAGGCAATAGTTTTGAAATTACTCCTAAAGAgcatatagatttttttctgcattCAGTGCATCCTCAAGTTCATCCAGAGTGATGCTGTTAAAACTCAATGCTCGGATTCTTTACAGCATGTTGGTAGCCTGTTTCTTTaaact contains:
- the OR4L1 gene encoding olfactory receptor family 4 subfamily L member 1 → MDLKNGSVVTEFILQGFSAAWELQIVFFVTFSLIYGATVLGNALIMVTVTCSSTLHSPMYFLLGNLSFLDMCLSTVTTPKMIRDLLTEHKTISIWGCMAQMFFMHLFGGVEMTLLIAMAFDRYVAVCKPLHYRKIMNHRLLNRFVILSWTIGFTHTMSQMVLTVNLPFCGPHIIDNIFCDLPLVIKLACVETYTLELFVIADSGLLSLICFLLLLVSYTVILATVQRRSSGGLSKALSTLSAHITVVSLFFGPCIFIYAWPFKSFASNKVLAVFYTVITPLLNPIIYTLRNQKMQEAMKKLRFQNVSST